Proteins encoded in a region of the Elizabethkingia bruuniana genome:
- a CDS encoding HdeD family acid-resistance protein, whose protein sequence is MAIFFKTIRNTIKHWYVPAIIGALFIVLGGYLFTVPESAYLSLVMLFSISFLASGIMEIFFSVQNKDELDGWGWYLASGIFTLLIGVILITKPVVAATTLPFFIGFSLLFRSFQGLGFAFELKNYGVLRWGNLAIVSVLGIILSFLLIVNPIFAGISLVVMTALSFIFAGIVSIVLAFQLKKLKTFPERINKELKEKIEHLKEEYYKNIQSEDK, encoded by the coding sequence ATGGCAATATTTTTTAAAACAATCCGAAACACCATAAAGCACTGGTATGTACCTGCTATCATCGGGGCATTATTTATTGTATTGGGCGGTTATCTGTTTACAGTCCCTGAATCTGCTTATCTTTCATTGGTTATGCTTTTCAGTATATCGTTTTTGGCAAGCGGCATTATGGAAATTTTCTTTTCCGTACAAAACAAGGACGAGTTAGACGGTTGGGGCTGGTATTTGGCAAGCGGAATATTCACACTGCTGATAGGTGTCATATTGATAACCAAACCAGTCGTTGCAGCTACCACATTGCCATTTTTTATTGGGTTCAGCTTATTGTTCCGGTCATTTCAGGGGCTTGGTTTCGCTTTTGAGCTGAAAAACTATGGCGTGTTGCGTTGGGGAAATCTGGCAATTGTAAGCGTACTCGGTATCATCCTTTCATTTTTATTGATTGTCAATCCAATCTTTGCCGGAATCTCTTTAGTGGTAATGACAGCTTTGTCTTTCATATTTGCAGGTATTGTAAGTATTGTATTAGCGTTTCAACTGAAAAAACTGAAAACATTTCCTGAAAGAATCAACAAAGAACTAAAGGAGAAAATTGAACATCTAAAAGAAGAATACTATAAAAATATCCAATCCGAGGATAAATAG
- a CDS encoding helix-turn-helix domain-containing protein, whose protein sequence is MISVFTERALLRKVKLGDSFSPQKTTIVIIEKGSISIKSNELIHHYKKGNLGMIIPNNVYKVNAFTDDVKAYFILIDRDELNNQTSFAFNKYEMQQALRSSNNNIEKVSDNAFAHILNLCEQLFYYNQEEKEITFSQQIKLSLFTSLVYILVGDFLQGKGKDINILKNSRKESITMKFLQLVSINFMKEKELKFYADKLLISSKYLSNTVREITNQPPSKFITEALLNNAKILLLNSDNSIKEISNELDFSDQYAFGKFFKKHTGLSPSNFKKTNKLVDAI, encoded by the coding sequence ATGATAAGTGTATTTACAGAACGTGCATTATTACGGAAAGTGAAATTAGGGGACTCTTTTAGCCCCCAAAAGACTACTATTGTTATCATTGAAAAGGGAAGCATCAGCATCAAATCCAATGAGTTGATACATCACTACAAAAAAGGAAATTTGGGTATGATAATACCCAATAATGTATATAAGGTAAATGCCTTTACAGATGATGTGAAAGCATATTTTATTTTAATAGACAGGGATGAGCTAAACAATCAAACTTCTTTTGCTTTCAATAAATATGAAATGCAGCAAGCACTTCGCAGCAGTAACAATAATATTGAGAAAGTTTCAGATAATGCTTTTGCTCATATACTCAACTTATGTGAACAGCTTTTTTATTATAATCAGGAAGAAAAAGAAATCACGTTTAGCCAGCAGATAAAGCTGTCTTTATTCACATCGCTGGTGTATATTTTGGTGGGAGACTTTTTACAGGGAAAAGGAAAGGACATAAACATTCTTAAAAATTCAAGAAAAGAAAGCATCACGATGAAGTTCCTGCAATTGGTAAGCATAAATTTCATGAAAGAAAAAGAGCTTAAATTCTATGCCGACAAATTGTTGATTTCTTCCAAATACCTTTCCAATACCGTCAGGGAAATAACCAATCAGCCACCGTCCAAATTTATTACCGAAGCATTGCTGAACAATGCAAAAATCCTGCTGCTCAATTCCGACAACTCTATTAAAGAAATATCCAACGAGCTTGATTTTTCTGACCAATACGCATTTGGCAAATTCTTTAAGAAGCACACAGGACTTAGCCCCTCTAATTTCAAGAAAACGAATAAATTAGTCGATGCCATTTAG
- the mobC gene encoding conjugal transfer protein MobC: MQGEDDLRGLAKIMAFMRAVSILLVLMHLYWFCYGFFLERGWTLEIINKILGNFDRTAGLFSHTLYTKAFALVLLALSCLGTKGVKNEKITWSKIYVALGVGFVLFFLNTPLLKLTPVIGTFLYILTISLGYIALLMAGVWMSRLLRTNLMDDVFNNENESFQQETKLMENEYSINLPTKFYYKGKWNNGWINIVNPFRASIVLGTPGSGKSYAIVNNYIKQQIEKGFSMYIYDFKFDDLSTIAYNHLLKHRDKYKVQPKFYVINFDDPRKSHRCNPLNPDFMTDISDAYEAAYTIMLNLNRSWIQKQGDFFVESPIILLAAIIWYLKIYENGKYCTFPHAIELLNKKYSEVFTILTSYPDLENYLSPFMDAWQSGAQDQLQGQIASAKIPLSRMISPQLYWVMTGDDFSLDINNPKEPKILCVGNNPDRQNIYSAALGLYNSRIVKLINKKGQLKSSVIIDELPTIYFRGLDNLIATARSNKVAVCLGFQDFSQLTRDYGDKESKVIQNTVGNIFSGQVVGETAKSLSERFGKVLQKRQSMTINRNDKSTSISTQLDSLIPASKISTLTQGMFVGSVSDNFDERIDQKIFHAEIVVDNEKVAAETKVYQKIPEILSFVDEHGEDKMKQKIESNYRQIKSHILHIVENEMERIKNDPNLQHLVQEG; the protein is encoded by the coding sequence ATGCAGGGAGAAGACGATTTAAGAGGTTTAGCCAAAATAATGGCTTTTATGCGGGCAGTGAGTATTCTTTTGGTGCTGATGCACCTTTATTGGTTTTGCTATGGTTTCTTTTTAGAACGTGGCTGGACGTTGGAAATAATCAACAAGATATTAGGCAATTTCGACCGGACGGCGGGCTTGTTTTCACATACCCTTTATACCAAGGCGTTCGCTTTGGTTTTGCTTGCTTTGAGTTGTTTGGGAACGAAAGGCGTAAAAAATGAGAAGATAACCTGGTCTAAAATATACGTGGCTTTGGGCGTTGGTTTTGTGCTGTTCTTTCTGAACACACCATTATTAAAACTTACTCCGGTAATAGGAACATTTCTGTATATCCTTACTATCTCGTTAGGTTATATTGCTTTGTTGATGGCAGGTGTATGGATGAGCCGATTACTCCGTACTAATCTGATGGACGATGTTTTCAATAATGAAAACGAGAGCTTTCAGCAGGAAACTAAGCTGATGGAAAACGAATATTCCATTAACCTGCCTACCAAATTTTACTACAAAGGCAAATGGAACAACGGTTGGATAAATATTGTAAATCCTTTCAGGGCATCAATCGTGTTGGGTACTCCGGGTTCGGGGAAATCGTATGCCATCGTAAACAATTACATCAAGCAGCAAATTGAGAAAGGCTTTAGTATGTACATCTATGATTTTAAGTTTGATGACCTTTCCACCATTGCCTACAATCATTTATTGAAGCATCGGGATAAGTACAAAGTTCAGCCAAAATTCTACGTCATCAACTTTGATGATCCACGCAAGAGCCATAGGTGCAATCCACTCAATCCCGATTTTATGACGGACATATCCGATGCTTACGAAGCGGCTTATACCATAATGCTGAACCTCAATCGAAGCTGGATACAGAAACAAGGGGATTTTTTCGTGGAAAGCCCAATCATTCTTTTGGCTGCTATTATTTGGTATCTGAAAATTTACGAGAATGGCAAGTATTGTACATTCCCACACGCCATTGAATTGCTTAATAAAAAGTATTCGGAAGTATTTACTATTTTAACCTCATATCCCGATTTGGAAAATTATTTGTCGCCTTTTATGGATGCGTGGCAATCCGGAGCACAAGACCAATTACAGGGGCAAATCGCATCGGCTAAAATTCCATTGTCAAGAATGATTAGCCCGCAGTTGTATTGGGTAATGACAGGCGATGATTTTTCGCTTGACATCAACAATCCGAAAGAGCCAAAGATATTATGTGTAGGTAACAATCCCGACCGTCAAAATATCTACTCCGCAGCATTGGGTTTGTACAATTCAAGGATTGTGAAGCTCATCAACAAAAAGGGGCAATTAAAGAGTTCTGTTATTATAGATGAGTTGCCAACCATTTATTTTAGAGGACTGGATAATCTTATCGCAACTGCGAGAAGTAATAAGGTAGCGGTTTGTTTGGGTTTTCAGGATTTTTCGCAATTAACAAGAGATTACGGCGACAAGGAAAGTAAGGTTATCCAAAATACGGTAGGTAATATTTTCAGCGGGCAGGTTGTAGGAGAAACGGCAAAAAGTCTTTCGGAACGCTTCGGAAAAGTATTGCAGAAACGCCAAAGTATGACGATTAACAGGAATGATAAATCTACCTCTATTTCCACACAGTTAGACAGCCTTATTCCGGCATCGAAAATTTCAACACTTACACAGGGTATGTTTGTGGGTTCAGTTTCGGACAACTTTGATGAACGTATCGACCAAAAGATTTTCCACGCTGAAATTGTAGTGGACAATGAAAAAGTTGCCGCAGAAACTAAAGTATATCAGAAGATACCGGAAATCCTATCCTTTGTTGATGAACACGGAGAAGACAAAATGAAACAGAAAATTGAAAGCAATTACCGTCAGATAAAATCGCACATTCTGCATATCGTTGAAAATGAAATGGAGCGTATCAAGAACGACCCGAACTTACAGCATTTGGTGCAGGAGGGATAG
- a CDS encoding GDCCVxC domain-containing (seleno)protein, which yields MEIILQSTITCPNCGHKKEETMPTDACQYFYECEKCKQVLKPKQGDCCVYCSYGSVPCPPIQQDKKCC from the coding sequence ATGGAAATCATATTGCAATCAACAATTACTTGCCCCAACTGCGGACACAAGAAAGAAGAAACAATGCCGACAGACGCTTGCCAATATTTCTACGAATGTGAAAAATGCAAACAAGTTCTTAAACCAAAACAAGGAGACTGTTGTGTTTATTGTAGTTACGGAAGTGTTCCTTGTCCACCAATTCAGCAGGACAAAAAATGTTGCTGA
- the merTP gene encoding mercuric transport protein MerTP → MKTDKKLIGAGLLTTIAASLCCITPVLALIAGTSGLASTFSWLEPFRPYFIGLTILVLGFAWYQKLKPKKQIDCNCETEEKPKFIQSKMFLGIVTAFAIVMLAFPYYSSIFYPKTEKQIIAVDKSNIQKVEFTISGMTCASCGEHVNHEVNKLTGIISSNASYEKGNAIVEFDNSKTNISEVEKAINSTGYSVTDKK, encoded by the coding sequence ATGAAAACTGACAAAAAATTAATTGGTGCAGGACTTTTGACTACAATTGCAGCTTCTCTTTGTTGCATCACACCAGTATTGGCTCTTATTGCAGGAACAAGCGGTCTTGCTTCCACTTTTTCTTGGCTTGAACCTTTTCGACCCTATTTTATCGGGTTGACAATTTTGGTTCTTGGTTTTGCTTGGTATCAAAAGTTGAAACCCAAAAAGCAGATAGATTGCAATTGTGAGACAGAAGAAAAACCAAAATTCATTCAGTCAAAAATGTTTTTAGGAATTGTAACAGCATTTGCAATCGTAATGCTTGCCTTTCCATACTACTCAAGCATTTTCTACCCAAAGACAGAAAAGCAAATTATAGCGGTGGACAAATCCAATATTCAAAAAGTAGAATTTACGATTAGCGGAATGACTTGTGCAAGTTGTGGCGAACACGTAAATCACGAAGTAAATAAATTGACAGGAATAATAAGTTCAAACGCCTCATACGAAAAAGGAAACGCAATCGTGGAATTTGACAACTCAAAAACGAATATTTCTGAGGTCGAAAAAGCAATTAACTCAACAGGATATTCTGTAACCGACAAAAAATAA
- a CDS encoding ArsR/SmtB family transcription factor, whose protein sequence is MDNNSCIRQQADIKQINRCKDRVSELNGSFDYLSNGLELAGNNVRLKILFLLYEEKRLCVCDISDILGMTISAVSQHLRKLKDRKLIETEREAQTIFHSLTKEYEKMLKPFFKILDENKILETI, encoded by the coding sequence ATGGACAATAATTCTTGCATACGACAACAAGCAGACATTAAACAAATAAACCGCTGTAAAGACCGAGTTTCAGAACTCAACGGTTCTTTTGACTATTTATCGAACGGACTTGAATTAGCGGGAAACAATGTAAGACTGAAAATACTCTTTCTACTTTATGAAGAAAAACGACTTTGTGTTTGTGATATAAGTGATATTCTTGGTATGACAATTTCAGCGGTTTCACAACACTTGCGGAAACTCAAAGACAGAAAACTTATTGAAACCGAACGAGAAGCTCAAACTATTTTTCACTCACTGACTAAAGAGTATGAAAAAATGCTGAAACCATTTTTCAAAATACTTGACGAAAACAAAATATTAGAAACAATATGA
- the mobB gene encoding conjugal transfer protein MobB gives MIAKIGRSANLYGALAYNQLKVENENGQILFANKIIETASGHYSVAQLAQSFAPYLIANRNTEKHTLHISLNPDPNDKVSDDKFREMAEEYMREMGYGEQPFAVFKHTDIDRSHIHIVSVCVDEEGKKISDKFEKMRSMNICRELERKHGLIPATDKEHNQNDKVFRPVDYKAGDVKSQIAAVVRHLPNYYKFQTLGEYNALLSLFNVTTEKVEGELQGQLRQGLLYIPLNEKGERAGHPFKASLFGKNAGLPALELHFAKCKEDLKDHPTKPTIKAAVTIALQSTNDEQGFKKQLGEQGINVVVRRNDTGRIYGITFIDHNSKTVWNGSRLDKELSANTFNDYWNNNIKLEIKEPAVQPPKTSTSNDADLPAEEPHHLFDFLNTTEKHEDGLIEAFGGLLPEAQGDDYEEQDFANKMKKKKKRRL, from the coding sequence ATGATAGCAAAAATCGGGAGAAGCGCAAATTTATACGGGGCGTTGGCATACAATCAGCTTAAAGTAGAGAATGAAAACGGGCAAATTTTGTTCGCCAACAAGATAATTGAAACCGCAAGCGGTCATTATTCCGTTGCACAATTAGCCCAGTCTTTTGCCCCTTACCTGATTGCCAACCGCAATACAGAGAAACATACCCTGCATATTTCACTCAATCCCGACCCGAATGACAAGGTAAGTGATGATAAATTTCGGGAAATGGCAGAAGAATATATGCGGGAAATGGGCTACGGCGAACAGCCTTTTGCCGTATTTAAACATACCGATATTGACCGTAGCCATATTCATATCGTATCGGTTTGCGTGGACGAAGAGGGCAAAAAGATTTCGGACAAATTCGAAAAAATGAGGTCTATGAATATTTGCCGTGAACTAGAAAGAAAACACGGATTGATACCCGCAACTGATAAAGAGCACAATCAGAATGACAAGGTTTTCCGTCCGGTAGATTACAAAGCAGGCGATGTGAAAAGTCAGATTGCTGCGGTTGTCCGTCACCTGCCGAATTATTATAAATTTCAGACTTTGGGCGAATACAATGCCTTGCTTTCCCTGTTTAATGTTACCACCGAAAAAGTGGAGGGCGAATTGCAGGGACAGCTACGGCAGGGTTTATTGTACATTCCTTTAAATGAAAAAGGCGAAAGAGCCGGGCATCCGTTCAAGGCTTCGTTGTTTGGTAAAAATGCAGGGCTTCCGGCTTTGGAACTGCATTTTGCAAAATGCAAAGAGGATTTAAAAGACCACCCGACAAAACCTACCATTAAAGCTGCTGTTACCATTGCCCTGCAATCAACAAATGATGAGCAGGGTTTTAAAAAGCAGTTAGGCGAACAGGGCATTAATGTAGTGGTGCGTAGAAATGATACAGGACGTATTTACGGAATAACTTTTATAGACCACAATTCTAAAACGGTTTGGAACGGTTCACGCTTAGACAAGGAACTTTCTGCCAATACCTTTAATGATTATTGGAACAATAATATCAAACTGGAGATTAAAGAACCTGCCGTACAACCACCAAAAACATCCACATCAAATGATGCAGATCTTCCTGCGGAAGAACCTCATCATTTGTTCGACTTCCTGAATACTACTGAAAAACACGAAGACGGTTTGATTGAGGCATTTGGCGGTTTGTTACCCGAAGCACAGGGCGATGATTACGAGGAACAGGATTTTGCTAACAAAATGAAGAAGAAAAAAAAAAGAAGACTGTAA
- the mobA gene encoding conjugal transfer protein MobA codes for MNENSNNKQNKGGRKAKTDPSIHRHVFRLTDEENAKLLSLYEASGMPNKAKFIISLLFSKEMKSVKIDKGTVDFYMRLTSFHSQFRSVGVNYNQIVKLLYKNFSEKKAAAFLYKLEKQTAEMAMLCQKIIQISEEFEAKHLKK; via the coding sequence ATGAACGAGAACAGTAACAATAAACAGAATAAGGGTGGACGGAAAGCTAAGACCGACCCAAGCATCCACCGCCACGTTTTCCGTCTTACAGATGAAGAAAACGCCAAACTCTTATCGCTTTATGAAGCATCGGGAATGCCCAATAAAGCAAAGTTTATCATTTCCCTGCTGTTCAGTAAGGAAATGAAATCGGTTAAAATTGATAAAGGAACGGTTGATTTTTATATGCGATTGACTTCGTTTCACAGCCAGTTTCGTTCCGTAGGTGTAAACTATAACCAGATTGTAAAGCTGCTGTACAAGAATTTTTCCGAGAAAAAGGCAGCAGCATTCCTGTATAAACTGGAAAAACAGACGGCAGAAATGGCGATGCTTTGTCAAAAAATCATTCAGATAAGCGAGGAATTTGAAGCCAAACACCTGAAAAAATAG
- a CDS encoding ParA family protein, with translation METTKKTLKISFSTQKGGVGKSTMTTLLASVLHYRLGFNVMVMDCDFPQHSLTNMRERDKRTIMQNDYHKKAAMKQFQAINKKAYPIIKCKAETALEKASEYRSQSAVVPDVIFFDLPGTANTKGVLTTLKKMDFIFSPITADRLVVESTLGFTKAFLGLPQTDEGNPEQEMWLFWNQVDGREKTGLYDAYQSVIKELNLPIMETRIMDSKRFRKETDDTGSYVFRSSLLPAEPQLMKATKMDLLVEEFLKITHL, from the coding sequence ATGGAAACAACAAAGAAAACTTTAAAAATCAGCTTCTCCACCCAAAAAGGCGGTGTGGGAAAATCTACAATGACCACTTTGCTGGCAAGTGTGCTTCACTACCGTTTAGGTTTTAATGTGATGGTGATGGACTGCGACTTTCCGCAACACAGCCTGACCAATATGCGTGAACGGGATAAGAGAACCATAATGCAGAACGACTACCATAAAAAGGCGGCAATGAAGCAGTTTCAAGCCATCAACAAAAAAGCATACCCGATTATTAAATGCAAAGCTGAAACAGCTTTGGAGAAAGCATCGGAATACAGAAGCCAGTCGGCGGTTGTACCGGATGTTATTTTCTTCGACCTGCCAGGAACAGCCAATACCAAAGGTGTACTGACGACCTTAAAAAAAATGGACTTCATCTTTTCGCCCATTACTGCCGACCGTTTGGTAGTGGAAAGTACATTGGGCTTTACCAAAGCCTTTCTCGGACTTCCCCAAACGGATGAGGGCAATCCCGAACAAGAGATGTGGCTGTTTTGGAACCAGGTGGACGGCAGGGAAAAAACAGGTTTGTATGATGCGTATCAAAGTGTCATCAAAGAACTCAACCTGCCCATAATGGAAACAAGGATAATGGACAGCAAGCGTTTCCGAAAGGAAACAGACGATACAGGCAGTTATGTATTCCGGTCAAGTTTGCTACCTGCCGAACCACAGCTAATGAAAGCAACCAAAATGGATTTGCTTGTCGAGGAATTTTTAAAAATCACTCATCTATAA
- a CDS encoding DUF3408 domain-containing protein, producing MASDNKNNDFEKPNVDEEYLMNVISGDEPVAPPSNNKLQDIPKETKPREKARNSSSKKADYEETFLVNRFPSGRNGKVVYIRPEYHERLLRIVQLTREERTTLYSYIDNILEHHFREYGDDITDYFNEHFKPIL from the coding sequence ATGGCTTCAGATAACAAAAACAACGATTTTGAAAAGCCCAATGTTGATGAGGAATACCTTATGAACGTCATAAGCGGCGATGAGCCTGTTGCTCCACCGAGCAATAATAAACTGCAGGATATACCAAAGGAAACAAAGCCCAGGGAAAAAGCCCGTAACAGTTCATCAAAGAAAGCGGACTACGAGGAAACATTTTTGGTCAATCGGTTTCCATCGGGGCGTAACGGCAAGGTAGTTTACATACGCCCTGAATACCACGAAAGATTGCTCCGCATCGTGCAACTGACAAGAGAGGAAAGAACAACGCTCTACTCTTACATTGACAACATTCTTGAACATCATTTCAGAGAGTACGGGGACGATATTACCGATTATTTCAATGAACATTTTAAACCCATTTTATAA
- a CDS encoding DUF3408 domain-containing protein: protein MKKDKKNRNTVAAGSNSDTVSNTAKTTYENAFMQMNKMQKRGNKSIYLSPEHHERLTRIVQIIGDDKIPLFAYLNNILEHHFKVFEDMITKEFKEKYKGLF, encoded by the coding sequence ATGAAGAAAGATAAAAAGAACAGGAATACTGTTGCAGCCGGCAGCAACTCCGATACAGTTAGCAATACAGCTAAAACAACCTATGAAAATGCATTTATGCAAATGAATAAAATGCAGAAAAGAGGCAATAAAAGCATATACCTAAGTCCTGAACATCACGAGCGTTTAACCCGCATAGTCCAGATTATAGGCGATGATAAAATACCCTTGTTTGCCTATCTCAATAATATTCTTGAACATCATTTTAAAGTATTTGAAGATATGATTACAAAAGAGTTCAAGGAAAAGTACAAAGGCTTGTTTTAA
- a CDS encoding M48 family metallopeptidase, translating to MMVENIHKIQFGSATIEYRLEFQDRKNLTIKVYPDCIVKIIAPYDTAVEKITQHIKKKAPWIIKQQREFLSYHPYTPERIYVNGETHLYLGRQYKLRVEIGNRNEVKLFRGHITVLSKEENNVKDILDKWYREKAFVHFDEVLSKVYPMFKKYKINKPELHIRSMEKRWGSCTPNGKVILNPELIKAPKGSIEYVVVHELCHLVHHNHTKAFYDLQEVMMPDWKKWKEKLEHSLV from the coding sequence ATGATGGTGGAAAATATCCATAAGATACAATTTGGTTCTGCTACAATTGAATATAGACTCGAATTTCAGGATAGAAAAAATTTGACTATTAAAGTCTATCCAGATTGTATTGTAAAAATAATAGCACCGTATGATACAGCGGTGGAAAAAATTACACAGCATATCAAAAAAAAAGCTCCATGGATCATCAAACAACAACGTGAATTTTTATCCTACCATCCATACACACCAGAACGAATATATGTCAATGGAGAAACACATCTGTATTTGGGAAGACAATATAAGCTACGTGTAGAAATAGGTAATAGAAATGAGGTGAAGCTTTTCAGAGGGCATATTACGGTACTTTCTAAAGAGGAAAATAACGTTAAAGATATTCTCGATAAGTGGTATCGAGAGAAGGCATTCGTTCATTTTGACGAGGTATTGAGTAAAGTGTATCCCATGTTTAAGAAATACAAAATCAATAAACCAGAATTACATATCCGCTCTATGGAAAAACGTTGGGGAAGTTGTACGCCAAATGGTAAGGTTATTCTAAATCCAGAGTTAATCAAAGCTCCTAAAGGTAGTATTGAGTATGTAGTTGTTCATGAATTGTGCCATTTAGTGCATCACAACCATACAAAGGCTTTCTATGATTTACAGGAGGTAATGATGCCAGACTGGAAGAAATGGAAAGAGAAGTTAGAACATAGTTTAGTGTGA